Proteins from one Chroococcidiopsis sp. CCMEE 29 genomic window:
- the recF gene encoding DNA replication/repair protein RecF: MYLKTLQLRQLRNYQEQRVNFIAPKTILVGNNAQGKSNLLEAVELLATLRSHRMARDRDLVREGEPVAQINATIERQTGISDLSLTLRRNGRRTVALNGESLRRQLDFLGVLNAVQFSSLDLELVRGGPEQRRNWLDTLLIQLEPVYAYILQQYNQVLRQRNAWLKRSQGSAVSGQELEELAVWNAQLVTTGTRVIGRRSRAIERLAPVAQAWHASISDSTEILQVKYAPNVPLAENYPDGVKQAFLEKIEQRTVAEQHQGITLVGPHRDEIELTINQTPARQYGSQGQQRTLVLALKLAELKLIEEVVGEPPLLLLDDVLAELDPNRQNQLLEAIQDRFQTLITTTHLGAFDSQWLKASQILSVQAGQISS; the protein is encoded by the coding sequence ATGTACCTCAAAACCCTACAGCTCCGACAGCTTCGTAACTACCAAGAGCAGCGAGTTAATTTTATTGCTCCTAAAACAATTTTGGTGGGCAATAATGCTCAAGGAAAATCGAACTTATTAGAGGCGGTGGAATTACTAGCAACACTGCGATCGCACCGGATGGCACGCGATCGCGATCTGGTTCGAGAAGGAGAACCCGTTGCCCAAATTAATGCCACTATTGAGCGCCAAACTGGTATAAGTGACCTATCTTTAACCTTACGGCGTAACGGTCGCCGTACTGTTGCCCTGAATGGCGAGTCTCTGCGGCGACAGTTAGACTTTCTGGGTGTCCTCAATGCTGTGCAGTTTTCTAGCCTCGATTTAGAGCTAGTTAGAGGAGGCCCAGAGCAACGGCGAAACTGGCTGGATACACTGTTAATTCAGCTTGAACCTGTTTATGCCTACATTTTGCAGCAGTACAACCAGGTGTTGCGGCAGCGTAATGCCTGGTTGAAAAGGAGTCAGGGGTCAGCAGTCAGCGGTCAGGAGTTAGAAGAACTGGCGGTTTGGAACGCTCAGTTAGTGACTACAGGGACAAGGGTGATCGGACGGCGATCGCGCGCAATAGAGCGGCTAGCGCCTGTCGCCCAAGCATGGCACGCCAGCATCAGTGACAGTACAGAAATTCTGCAAGTGAAGTATGCACCTAACGTGCCTTTAGCAGAAAATTACCCCGACGGAGTAAAGCAGGCTTTTTTAGAAAAAATTGAGCAGAGAACTGTCGCTGAACAGCACCAAGGCATCACCTTAGTCGGACCCCATAGGGATGAGATTGAGTTGACGATCAACCAGACACCAGCTCGTCAATACGGTTCTCAAGGTCAGCAGCGAACTCTGGTATTAGCGCTGAAGTTAGCAGAGCTAAAACTGATTGAAGAAGTCGTCGGAGAACCCCCACTGCTATTACTTGATGATGTGTTGGCGGAGCTAGACCCCAATCGGCAAAATCAACTACTGGAAGCAATTCAAGACCGATTTCAAACTCTGATTACGACTACTCATTTGGGTGCATTTGATTCCCAATGGCTAAAAGCCTCCCAAATTCTCTCGGTTCAGGCAGGACAGATCTCATCTTGA
- a CDS encoding MgtC/SapB family protein, whose protein sequence is MSGTYFVSPNDFGGILFRLGLALLFGAVIGWEREVRHKPAGFRTNILVSFGAALFVLVPIQVGAAEESADALSRVIQGIATGVGFVGGGAILRESPSRSGSTGVRGLTSAAAIWVSAALGIVAGAGLWQLGLIGTILSFVVLELFKKIEPSG, encoded by the coding sequence TTGTCAGGTACTTACTTCGTTTCCCCTAATGATTTTGGGGGCATTCTTTTCAGGCTAGGTCTCGCTTTACTCTTTGGTGCGGTTATCGGTTGGGAGCGTGAAGTCAGGCACAAACCAGCCGGGTTCAGAACCAATATATTAGTCAGTTTTGGTGCGGCTCTGTTTGTTCTCGTTCCCATTCAAGTTGGTGCAGCCGAAGAAAGCGCCGACGCTCTTAGCCGGGTAATTCAGGGCATTGCTACGGGTGTTGGTTTCGTTGGTGGTGGAGCAATCTTACGTGAGTCCCCCTCGCGTTCTGGTTCAACCGGAGTTCGCGGTCTCACCTCTGCCGCCGCTATTTGGGTTTCAGCTGCCCTGGGAATTGTCGCTGGTGCTGGGCTATGGCAACTGGGATTAATTGGCACCATCCTCTCATTTGTAGTGCTTGAGCTATTTAAAAAAATAGAACCCAGTGGCTAA
- a CDS encoding PAS domain S-box protein, with protein sequence MAKILIRSRLQRYGFAVLAVAIALLVKLLLAPLIQEESPFLLFFAPLVVSAWYGGLGPGLLATVLAGLSSDYFFLIPTYSFTLISFGKALRLSLFIIEGFSISWLSATLKAAKQQADVNALVLQQSEERFRLLVEGVKDYAIFALDPDGYIISWNLGAERIKGYRVQEIIGQHFSRFYFREDVERGKPERELQIAVEAGRFEEEGWRIRKDGSRFWANVVITALRDKAGNLRGFAKVTRDITERKRTEDALRESEQQFRATFNQAAVGIAHVGINGRWLLVNQKLCEIVGYTQEELLKRTFQDITHPDDLNADLEYVRQMLTNQIQTYSMEKRYIHSDRSQIWINLTVSLVRGFSGEPKYFISVIEDISDRKRAQEALRRSAERLAALHAIDRSILAAQSPAELAHAALSRMRQLVPCQQACVVLFNFEQGEANILAASTNRDLESPEGTIIPIADFVLSEVWRQQGQILYVEDIARLERCPSQLERRLAEGMHSFIAVSLMVDQDLIGELNLFASQPAAFNSEYSEIAREVGDQLAIAIQQARLREQLQRYATELEQRVAARTAALQDANTELEAFAYSVSHDLRAPLRAMQGFAQALLEDYGHQLDSVGEDYARRIVAAASRMDTLINELLAYSRLSRAEISLQPINLQAAVAEALAQLEIEIQDKQAQVNVEEPLPEVLGHRTTLVQVLLNLLTNAIKFVHPGVQPQVRVWAEEVTTAGEAGEAGGAGEENSIQNPKSKIQDPYGPSSSKWLRLWVEDNGIGIAPEHQQRIFRVFERLHGMETYAGIGIGLAIVRKGVERMGGHIGVESHVGQGSRFWIQLPKAVRN encoded by the coding sequence ATGGCGAAAATCTTAATACGCTCTCGATTGCAGCGCTACGGTTTCGCTGTCTTAGCCGTGGCGATCGCGCTACTGGTAAAGCTGCTGCTAGCGCCACTCATTCAGGAAGAAAGCCCATTTCTCCTGTTTTTTGCCCCGCTGGTAGTAAGTGCCTGGTATGGCGGCTTGGGGCCGGGGCTACTGGCTACTGTTTTAGCAGGTTTGAGCAGCGATTACTTCTTTTTAATTCCAACATATTCATTTACACTCATTAGCTTTGGTAAAGCCTTACGGCTAAGTCTCTTTATCATCGAGGGGTTTTCGATCAGCTGGTTGAGTGCAACGCTAAAGGCTGCCAAGCAGCAAGCTGATGTCAACGCGCTGGTATTGCAGCAAAGCGAAGAGCGCTTCCGCCTGTTGGTGGAGGGTGTAAAGGATTATGCAATTTTTGCCTTAGACCCTGATGGATACATTATCAGTTGGAACTTGGGGGCAGAACGCATTAAGGGTTATCGAGTTCAAGAAATCATTGGTCAGCATTTTTCTCGCTTTTACTTCAGGGAAGATGTTGAGCGAGGTAAGCCCGAAAGAGAACTTCAAATAGCAGTAGAGGCAGGTCGATTTGAAGAGGAAGGCTGGCGAATACGCAAGGATGGGTCGCGGTTCTGGGCTAATGTTGTGATTACGGCATTACGAGACAAAGCGGGGAATCTGCGTGGTTTTGCCAAAGTCACGCGCGACATCACCGAACGCAAGCGGACAGAGGATGCGCTACGAGAGAGCGAGCAGCAATTCCGAGCTACATTCAATCAGGCTGCTGTCGGGATTGCCCATGTGGGGATAAATGGACGGTGGCTACTGGTTAACCAAAAGCTTTGCGAGATTGTGGGTTACACGCAGGAGGAGCTATTAAAGCGAACTTTTCAGGATATTACACACCCCGATGACCTCAATGCCGATCTAGAGTACGTGCGGCAAATGTTGACTAATCAGATCCAGACTTATTCAATGGAGAAGCGCTATATCCATAGCGATCGTTCTCAGATCTGGATTAATTTAACCGTATCGCTTGTACGTGGTTTCTCCGGTGAGCCGAAGTATTTCATTTCCGTGATTGAAGATATTAGCGATCGCAAACGAGCACAAGAGGCACTACGCCGCTCTGCCGAACGCTTGGCAGCTCTGCATGCAATTGATCGCTCGATTCTGGCAGCGCAATCACCGGCAGAACTCGCCCATGCTGCGCTTTCACGGATGCGACAGCTAGTGCCTTGTCAGCAAGCCTGTGTGGTGTTGTTTAACTTTGAACAAGGTGAAGCCAACATCCTAGCAGCAAGCACGAATAGAGACTTGGAGTCTCCCGAAGGCACAATTATCCCAATTGCAGACTTTGTTCTGAGTGAGGTATGGCGACAACAAGGGCAAATTCTTTATGTAGAGGACATTGCCAGACTTGAGCGTTGTCCTTCTCAACTAGAGCGTCGCTTAGCTGAAGGAATGCATAGCTTTATAGCTGTATCTCTAATGGTTGACCAAGATCTGATTGGCGAACTTAACCTGTTTGCTAGTCAACCCGCAGCATTTAATTCAGAGTACAGTGAAATTGCCCGTGAGGTTGGCGATCAGCTAGCGATCGCCATTCAGCAAGCCCGACTGCGGGAACAACTCCAGCGTTATGCCACTGAACTAGAGCAGCGTGTAGCTGCTCGCACTGCCGCTCTCCAGGATGCTAACACTGAACTGGAGGCTTTTGCCTATTCTGTCTCCCACGACTTACGCGCCCCACTGCGTGCGATGCAGGGATTTGCCCAAGCATTGTTGGAGGACTACGGTCACCAGCTAGACTCAGTGGGTGAAGATTACGCCCGCCGCATTGTCGCTGCTGCTAGCCGGATGGATACCTTAATCAATGAACTACTGGCTTACAGCCGTCTCAGTCGAGCTGAAATCAGCCTTCAGCCGATCAACCTGCAAGCAGCGGTAGCAGAGGCGCTGGCTCAGCTAGAGATAGAAATTCAGGACAAACAAGCCCAGGTGAATGTAGAGGAACCATTGCCAGAAGTCCTCGGTCATCGCACTACTCTAGTCCAAGTCTTGCTCAATCTATTAACCAATGCGATTAAATTTGTACATCCTGGAGTACAGCCGCAGGTGCGGGTATGGGCAGAGGAGGTAACAACAGCAGGGGAAGCAGGGGAAGCAGGGGGAGCAGGGGAAGAAAATTCAATCCAAAATCCAAAATCCAAAATCCAAGATCCCTATGGTCCCTCATCAAGCAAGTGGCTGCGCCTATGGGTGGAAGATAATGGCATTGGCATCGCCCCAGAACACCAGCAACGGATTTTCCGGGTTTTTGAGCGTCTGCACGGGATGGAAACCTACGCTGGCATTGGGATTGGATTGGCGATCGTTCGTAAAGGCGTTGAGCGCATGGGTGGTCACATCGGGGTAGAATCACACGTTGGTCAAGGTAGCCGATTTTGGATTCAGCTGCCAAAAGCAGTCAGAAATTAA
- a CDS encoding response regulator translates to MSNLAYYTILLVEDDPNDVFLIQRAFRRINLANPIQVVQDGEAAVLYLSGQEPYADRDRYPFPILVLLDLKLPRRSGLEVLEWLRQQPKLKRLPVVVLTSSRENSDLNRAYDLGANSYLVKPVAFDGLLEMVRSLNQYWLILNEKPIIQDV, encoded by the coding sequence ATGAGCAACCTTGCCTATTACACCATTTTGCTAGTGGAGGACGACCCTAACGATGTCTTCTTAATCCAACGCGCCTTTCGGAGGATTAACCTCGCTAACCCGATTCAAGTGGTGCAAGACGGAGAGGCAGCTGTGCTATATCTTAGCGGACAAGAGCCCTATGCCGATCGCGATCGCTATCCTTTCCCTATACTGGTGCTGCTAGATTTGAAATTGCCCCGCCGCTCAGGTTTAGAGGTACTCGAATGGCTACGACAGCAGCCAAAACTAAAACGACTGCCAGTAGTGGTACTAACTTCTTCTAGAGAAAACTCCGATCTCAACCGAGCCTACGACTTAGGGGCTAACTCCTACTTAGTCAAACCCGTAGCTTTTGATGGCTTACTGGAGATGGTGAGAAGCCTCAACCAGTACTGGCTGATTCTGAATGAAAAGCCGATTATCCAAGACGTTTGA
- a CDS encoding ATP-binding protein — MSQTIRILLLDDNPDDRLLAIRELQREFSNLQVEQITEQAGFNQALAADHFDLAITDYHMGWSNGIEVLRTIKARYPNRPVIMFTNTASQETAIEAMKAGLNDYVLKSPKHYIRLPVAVRSALERAEEQRRAVHIENRLQSLLNRLNLGVFRAKQDGELLEGNAAFLRLLQVNSLPEAQAIYLQQLYLRREVSASSLRWERELQLRRLDGSTIWVLLSETLSSNEDVIIIDGLLEDISDRQRTQAEIRLLNENLERRVRERTAELEAANEELEAFSYSVSHDLREPLRAIQGFTQALLEDCGEQLNALGQGYAQRIVAAAYRLETLIQDLLTYSRLSRTDMQRSPVNLTAVMAEVLIQLEEELRDRQVQVTVEEPLPSVVGDYTTLVQVAINILRNAVKFVAAGVQPQVRVWAEEITTAGEAGEENSIQNPKSKIQNPYHLSSSKWVRLWVEDNGIGIEPKYQAQIFRVFERLHGVETYPGTGIGLAIVHKGMERMGGRAGVESQVGQGSRFWIELPQAYLEGSGGELG, encoded by the coding sequence TTGAGTCAGACGATCCGCATTCTTCTGCTCGATGACAACCCGGATGATAGACTTCTTGCCATCCGGGAGCTACAGCGCGAGTTTTCCAACTTGCAGGTTGAGCAAATTACAGAGCAAGCAGGCTTTAACCAGGCACTGGCGGCAGACCATTTTGACTTGGCAATTACAGACTATCATATGGGCTGGAGCAACGGCATTGAAGTTCTACGCACGATCAAAGCCCGCTATCCCAACCGTCCAGTGATTATGTTCACGAATACTGCCAGCCAGGAAACTGCCATAGAAGCGATGAAGGCAGGGCTAAACGATTACGTCCTCAAATCACCAAAACACTACATCCGTCTGCCAGTTGCGGTCAGGTCGGCATTAGAACGTGCTGAGGAGCAAAGAAGAGCAGTCCACATTGAAAACCGCCTGCAATCTTTGCTAAACCGGTTGAATTTAGGTGTGTTTCGTGCCAAGCAGGATGGAGAATTATTAGAGGGCAATGCTGCGTTTTTGCGTCTGCTACAAGTTAATTCGTTGCCAGAAGCGCAAGCTATCTATTTGCAACAGCTTTACTTACGGCGGGAAGTTAGTGCCTCAAGTCTGCGATGGGAGCGTGAATTGCAGTTGCGCCGACTTGACGGCAGCACGATCTGGGTTTTATTAAGCGAGACTCTTAGCTCCAATGAGGATGTAATCATAATTGACGGCTTACTGGAGGACATCAGCGATCGCCAGCGAACACAAGCAGAAATCCGCCTACTCAACGAGAACCTGGAACGCCGAGTCAGAGAGCGCACAGCAGAACTAGAAGCAGCCAACGAAGAATTGGAAGCTTTTTCTTATTCTGTCTCTCACGACCTACGAGAACCGTTGCGAGCTATCCAAGGATTTACCCAGGCATTGCTTGAAGACTGCGGCGAGCAGTTGAATGCACTTGGTCAGGGCTACGCTCAACGGATTGTCGCTGCTGCCTATCGGTTGGAAACTTTAATTCAAGACCTGCTAACTTACAGTCGCCTCAGCCGCACGGATATGCAGCGATCGCCAGTTAACCTAACAGCGGTAATGGCAGAAGTTTTAATCCAACTAGAGGAGGAACTACGCGATCGCCAGGTTCAGGTAACAGTAGAAGAACCACTGCCCTCAGTTGTAGGTGATTACACGACTCTAGTTCAGGTGGCAATCAATATACTCAGAAACGCTGTCAAATTTGTCGCTGCTGGGGTACAGCCGCAAGTACGAGTGTGGGCAGAGGAAATAACAACAGCAGGGGAAGCAGGGGAAGAAAATTCAATCCAAAATCCAAAATCCAAAATCCAAAATCCCTATCACCTCTCATCAAGCAAGTGGGTGCGGTTGTGGGTGGAAGACAATGGCATTGGAATTGAACCAAAATATCAAGCACAGATTTTCCGAGTTTTCGAGCGGTTGCATGGAGTGGAAACCTATCCTGGTACTGGCATTGGCTTAGCGATCGTCCATAAAGGTATGGAGCGCATGGGTGGTCGTGCAGGGGTGGAGTCACAGGTTGGTCAAGGTAGCCGATTTTGGATAGAATTGCCGCAAGCTTATTTAGAGGGGTCAGGGGGAGAACTTGGGTGA
- a CDS encoding response regulator: MVRILIIDDNPDDRLLAIRELSRAFSDLIVEQIAEAEGLEQILLASNFDLVITDYRLRWSDGISVLRAIKAQYPALPVVMFTNSGNEEIAVEAMKAGLDDYVIKSPNRYFRLPVAVRSSLKQARQRQALKEAETRYSDLFDRVPVGLYRIAPNGKMLEANPAMVQLLGYPDQQTLLAAQTVDFYVDAQAHQQWRQLMERDGTVRDFETLLRTLDGKLIWVRHNARAIRNGEDVLYYEGAIEDVTERKQAEEERKALLAREQAARAEAEAASRMKDEFLATISHELRTPLNAMLGWASLLRSRKLNEATTARALETIERNAKAQTQMVEDLLDVSRIIRGKLRLTTHPVDLVFVIEAALEAVQPTVAAKSIELEKLYEGVQGQAIMVMGDSNRLQQIVWNLLTNAIKFTPTRGRVKVHLSVVSGNEQQTTATYAQIQVSDTGCGISAEFLPYIFEHFRQADSTSTRSQGGLGLGLAIVRQLVEIHGGTVYANSPGVGQGATFTVKLPLLEGSRGSREQGEQGENKTFFPSPLLGLQVLLVEDEVDTREVLTLALEQYGAEVTAVASAAEAKSAITKFQPDVIISDIAMPEEDGYALIQQLRERGKQMPAIALTAYARDSDRTAAIAAGFQKHLSKPVEPEELAAVVADLVGSKQRVSSE; the protein is encoded by the coding sequence ATGGTACGCATCCTAATCATTGATGACAACCCAGATGATCGACTCCTGGCAATCCGCGAACTAAGTCGAGCGTTTAGCGACCTAATTGTAGAGCAGATTGCAGAGGCAGAAGGCCTTGAGCAAATACTCTTAGCCAGCAACTTTGACTTAGTAATTACAGACTACCGATTGCGATGGAGTGACGGTATATCAGTGTTGCGTGCCATTAAAGCCCAATATCCTGCTCTCCCAGTTGTCATGTTCACCAATAGCGGTAACGAGGAGATCGCCGTCGAGGCGATGAAGGCAGGACTGGATGACTATGTGATCAAATCACCCAACCGTTACTTTCGACTACCCGTTGCGGTGCGTTCTTCCTTGAAGCAGGCACGGCAGCGCCAAGCACTCAAAGAGGCAGAAACCCGCTACAGTGATTTGTTTGATCGGGTGCCGGTGGGACTTTACCGGATCGCGCCGAATGGGAAGATGCTTGAAGCCAACCCAGCAATGGTGCAATTGTTGGGCTATCCAGATCAACAAACTTTGCTAGCTGCTCAAACTGTTGATTTTTATGTGGACGCACAGGCGCATCAACAGTGGCGGCAGCTGATGGAACGCGATGGTACGGTGCGAGATTTTGAAACACTGCTTCGCACCTTGGACGGCAAGCTGATTTGGGTACGTCATAATGCCAGAGCCATTAGAAATGGTGAGGATGTTTTGTACTACGAGGGCGCGATTGAGGATGTAACTGAGCGCAAGCAGGCGGAGGAAGAACGTAAAGCGTTATTGGCTCGGGAGCAGGCAGCACGCGCTGAGGCGGAAGCAGCTAGCCGGATGAAGGATGAGTTCCTTGCCACTATTTCCCATGAGTTGCGGACACCCCTCAACGCTATGCTGGGCTGGGCTAGTCTGCTACGTAGCCGCAAGCTGAACGAAGCTACCACCGCTCGCGCCTTAGAGACGATTGAGCGCAACGCCAAGGCGCAAACTCAGATGGTCGAGGATTTACTGGATGTATCGCGGATTATTCGTGGAAAGTTACGCCTGACAACCCACCCAGTCGATCTAGTTTTCGTGATTGAGGCAGCTCTTGAGGCAGTGCAACCAACAGTTGCTGCTAAGTCTATCGAGCTGGAAAAGCTTTATGAAGGGGTACAAGGTCAAGCAATTATGGTTATGGGTGATTCAAACCGCTTGCAGCAAATTGTCTGGAATCTCCTTACCAATGCGATTAAGTTCACACCCACTAGAGGAAGGGTTAAGGTGCATTTGTCAGTAGTCAGTGGCAACGAACAACAAACAACAGCAACCTACGCCCAAATTCAGGTAAGCGACACGGGCTGCGGCATTAGTGCCGAGTTTCTCCCCTATATCTTCGAGCACTTCCGGCAGGCAGATAGCACAAGTACGCGATCGCAAGGGGGTTTAGGGCTGGGACTGGCAATTGTCCGCCAACTAGTAGAAATACACGGCGGTACCGTCTATGCCAATAGCCCAGGTGTTGGTCAGGGAGCGACATTTACTGTCAAGCTGCCACTTCTAGAAGGGAGCAGGGGGAGCAGGGAGCAGGGGGAGCAGGGGGAGAACAAAACATTCTTTCCCTCGCCCCTCCTTGGCTTGCAAGTGTTGCTAGTAGAAGATGAGGTTGATACGCGCGAGGTGCTGACACTGGCGCTCGAACAATATGGAGCTGAGGTGACAGCTGTCGCTTCAGCCGCTGAGGCAAAAAGCGCGATCACTAAATTCCAACCAGATGTCATTATTAGCGACATTGCTATGCCCGAGGAAGATGGCTACGCCCTGATTCAGCAGCTTAGGGAGCGGGGAAAACAGATGCCAGCAATTGCGCTGACGGCTTATGCCCGAGACTCAGACCGAACAGCAGCGATCGCAGCTGGTTTCCAGAAGCACCTCTCCAAGCCAGTAGAGCCAGAGGAGTTGGCAGCAGTAGTTGCTGACCTAGTTGGCAGCAAGCAAAGAGTGAGTAGCGAGTAG
- a CDS encoding DEAD/DEAH box helicase, translating to MTFHNLGLSTDLLRAVAEQGYTKPTPIQQQAIPAILQGQDVFASAQTGTGKTAGFTLPLLQRLNTTNLDRGHRTPRALILTPTRELAAQVGDSVKTYGKYLSLRSAVVYGGVGIEPQIQMLRWGVDILVATPGRLLDHLGQKILDLSQIEILVLDECDRMLDMGFIHDIRKILAKLPSSRQTLMFSATFSKAIQQLATTLLKSPTLIEVAPRNTAAEQVEQVVHPVDRDRKRELLSYMIGFHNWQQVLVFTRTKHGANRLAEQLSKDGLKTTAIHGNKSQAARTRALSDFKQRKVRVLVATDVASRGLDIDQLPHVVNFELPNVPEDYVHRIGRTGRAGNEGRAISLVCGDEYPLLENIERLLNQALAKEVISGYEPTSPVQPGSDQSNRQRSTQGRSKPAKSQAQSTPTPSKKNTSTGTRVRKRLRTA from the coding sequence ATGACATTTCATAACCTTGGTCTTTCGACTGACCTGCTTCGTGCTGTTGCTGAGCAGGGCTACACCAAGCCAACTCCCATTCAGCAGCAGGCAATTCCCGCCATCCTACAAGGGCAAGATGTTTTCGCCAGTGCCCAAACCGGAACAGGCAAGACAGCTGGCTTTACCCTGCCTCTACTGCAACGTCTTAACACCACAAACCTCGACAGGGGACATCGCACTCCTCGTGCCCTCATCCTCACCCCTACTCGCGAGCTGGCAGCTCAGGTGGGTGATAGCGTCAAAACCTATGGTAAATACCTATCCCTGCGATCGGCAGTAGTCTATGGCGGCGTCGGAATTGAACCACAAATTCAAATGCTGCGCTGGGGGGTTGATATTCTGGTCGCCACTCCCGGTCGGTTGCTCGACCACTTGGGGCAAAAGATTCTCGATCTATCCCAGATAGAGATCCTGGTGCTGGATGAATGCGATCGCATGTTAGATATGGGCTTCATCCACGACATCCGCAAAATCCTGGCGAAACTGCCCTCATCCCGGCAAACGCTGATGTTTTCCGCCACCTTCTCCAAAGCGATCCAACAGCTTGCCACCACTCTACTAAAATCTCCAACCCTGATCGAAGTAGCTCCCCGTAATACCGCCGCTGAGCAAGTGGAACAGGTGGTTCATCCGGTTGATCGCGATCGCAAGCGAGAACTGCTTTCTTATATGATCGGGTTCCACAACTGGCAACAGGTGCTGGTCTTCACCCGTACGAAACATGGTGCCAACCGTCTAGCCGAGCAGCTATCTAAAGATGGGCTGAAAACCACTGCAATTCATGGCAATAAAAGTCAGGCAGCCCGCACCCGTGCCCTGAGTGACTTTAAGCAGAGAAAGGTGCGGGTATTAGTCGCTACCGACGTCGCGTCTCGGGGCCTAGATATCGATCAGCTCCCTCACGTAGTAAACTTTGAACTGCCCAATGTCCCAGAAGACTACGTGCATCGCATTGGTCGCACAGGTCGCGCCGGCAATGAAGGGCGAGCCATTTCTCTCGTCTGCGGAGATGAATATCCACTCCTGGAGAACATCGAACGATTGCTCAATCAGGCTCTTGCCAAAGAAGTAATTTCAGGATACGAGCCAACTTCTCCAGTCCAACCGGGGTCAGACCAATCAAACCGTCAGCGATCAACTCAAGGTCGCAGTAAGCCGGCAAAGTCCCAGGCACAATCCACACCCACTCCCAGCAAAAAAAACACCTCAACAGGGACTCGCGTTCGAAAACGGCTCCGCACTGCCTAA
- a CDS encoding orange carotenoid protein N-terminal domain-containing protein: MTFTQSNDQTINQAVKAMQGLDVDEQLALFYFIYKQMGDSVTPAAPGASTVGTEIAEGLFNQVKELSHEQQLQLQRDLINKADTEHTRMYGSMSETTKLLFWYRLSQGMDSGTIIPMPSDYKLSSQAEELLNQVKGLGFEQQITLFRDYVAPMGAEPKQGAEI, from the coding sequence ATGACATTCACTCAAAGTAACGATCAAACGATTAACCAAGCCGTAAAGGCAATGCAAGGCTTAGATGTCGATGAACAGCTAGCTTTGTTTTACTTTATTTACAAGCAAATGGGCGACTCAGTTACACCAGCAGCCCCTGGAGCAAGCACTGTTGGAACTGAAATCGCTGAAGGGCTATTTAATCAAGTTAAAGAATTGTCCCACGAACAACAATTACAGCTTCAGCGGGACTTGATCAATAAGGCTGATACTGAACATACCCGGATGTATGGTTCCATGAGCGAAACCACTAAGCTACTGTTTTGGTATCGTCTATCCCAAGGTATGGACAGCGGTACGATCATTCCTATGCCTTCAGACTATAAACTCTCTTCCCAAGCAGAAGAATTGTTAAACCAGGTTAAGGGATTGGGATTTGAGCAGCAAATTACTTTATTCCGCGACTATGTAGCACCAATGGGTGCAGAGCCAAAGCAAGGCGCTGAAATATAA
- a CDS encoding SDR family oxidoreductase, whose translation MNRRLEGKVAIVTGAGTGIGEAIAHKFAKEGAKVVVNGLPDDPIQDVANSIKEYGAEAVAYAGDISQEFHAQNCLQTAINAYGQLDILINNAGVFLVTAETQDYPVEVFDDTVRMNIRSAFLMTKYALPHLQKSRGNIVSAGSEAGFNGLAQNTPYGGTKGWMHSFMKGVAVEQAKYCVRANCVCPGPIDTAWTHKETGPMDSQMEEMLIQGTPLARRGTPEEVANVYAFIASSEASYVTGALWLVDGGITVAKGGIGSQTPLWFRSEPQGELRLDHSQEGLENKETKTIK comes from the coding sequence ATGAACAGACGTTTAGAAGGCAAAGTTGCAATTGTTACCGGAGCTGGGACTGGAATTGGCGAAGCGATCGCCCACAAGTTTGCCAAAGAAGGAGCAAAAGTTGTCGTTAATGGACTACCTGACGACCCGATTCAGGATGTAGCAAACTCAATTAAAGAATATGGAGCTGAGGCAGTTGCTTATGCCGGTGACATTTCTCAAGAGTTTCATGCCCAAAACTGCCTGCAAACAGCAATTAACGCTTACGGCCAACTGGATATCTTGATCAACAACGCTGGAGTGTTCTTGGTAACAGCTGAAACACAAGACTACCCTGTTGAAGTGTTTGATGACACCGTCCGCATGAACATTCGTTCAGCATTTTTGATGACCAAATACGCTCTGCCGCACCTGCAAAAATCTCGTGGAAATATTGTCTCAGCGGGTTCAGAAGCAGGTTTCAACGGATTGGCACAAAACACACCTTATGGCGGTACCAAAGGCTGGATGCATTCTTTCATGAAAGGTGTTGCCGTTGAGCAAGCCAAGTATTGTGTCCGCGCCAACTGCGTCTGTCCTGGTCCCATCGACACTGCTTGGACTCATAAAGAAACTGGACCAATGGACAGCCAGATGGAAGAGATGCTAATCCAAGGTACTCCTTTAGCTCGACGTGGCACACCAGAGGAAGTGGCAAACGTCTACGCTTTTATTGCCTCCTCTGAAGCCAGCTACGTCACAGGCGCACTGTGGTTAGTTGATGGTGGCATTACCGTTGCTAAAGGCGGTATAGGTTCTCAAACTCCATTGTGGTTCCGTTCAGAACCCCAGGGAGAATTACGCCTCGACCACTCCCAAGAAGGATTAGAAAACAAAGAAACCAAAACTATCAAGTAA